Part of the Amycolatopsis sp. 195334CR genome is shown below.
CGCCAGCGCCTTGGACAGCTCGGTCTTACCGACACCGGACGGGCCGGCGAAGATGAACGAGCCGGACGGGCGCTTCGGGTCCTTCAGGCCGGCGCGGGTGCGGCGGATCGCCTGGGACACGGCCTTGACCGCGTCCTCCTGGCCGATGATCCGCTTGTGCAGCTCCTCCTCCATGCGGAGGAGCCGGGTGGTCTCCTCCTCGGTGAGCTTGAACACCGGGATACCGGTCCAGTTGGCCAGGACCTCGGCGATCTGCTCGTCGTCGACCTCCGCGACGACGTCCAGGTCACCGTCCTTCCACTGCTTCTCCCGCTCGGACTTCTGGCCCAGCAGGGTCTTCTCCTCGTCGCGCAGGCGCGCGGCGCGCTCGAAGTCCTGCGCGTCGATGGCCGATTCCTTGTCCCGGCGCACGTCGGCGATCTTCTCGTCGAACTCGCGCAGGTCCGGCGGCGCGGTCATCCGGCGGATGCGCATCCGGGCGCCGGCCTCGTCGATCAGGTCGATCGCCTTGTCCGGCAGGAACCGGTCGTTGATGTACCGGTCGGCCAGGGTGGAGGCGGCGACCAGCGCCGAGTCGGTGATCGAGACGCGGTGGTGCGCCTCGTACCGGTCGCGCAGGCCCTTGAGGATCTCGATGGTGTGCTCGAGCGAGGGCTCGCCGACCTGGATCGGCTGGAAGCGGCGCTCCAGCGCCGGGTCCTTCTCGACGTACTTGCGGTACTCCTCGAGCGTGGTGGCACCGATGGTCTGCAGCTCACCACGGGCCAGCATCGGCTTGAGGATGGACGCCGCGTCGATCGCGCCCTCGGCGGCACCCGCACCGACCAGGGTGTGGATCTCGTCGATGAACAGGATGATGTCGCCGCGGGTCTTGATCTCCTTGAGCACCTTCTTCAGGCGCTCTTCGAAGTCACCGCGGTACCGGGAGCCGGCGACCAGCGAGCCGAGGTCGAGGGTGTAGAGCTGCTTGTCCTTCAGCGTCTCCGGGACCTCGCCCTTGACGATGTTCTGCGCGAGCCCCTCGACGACGGCGGTCTTGCCGACGCCGGGCTCCCCGATCAGCACCGGGTTGTTCTTGGTGCGGCGGGAGAGCACCTGCATCACGCGCTCGATCTCCTTGCCGCGCCCGATCACCGGGTCCAGCTTGCCCTCGCGGGCGGAGGAGGTCAGGTTGCGGCCGAACTGGTCGAGCACCAGCGAGGACGACGGAGTGCCCTCGCCGCGGCCGCCACCGGCCTCGGCGGGCTCCTTGCCCTGGTAACCCGACAGCAGCTGCAGTACCTGCTGGCGCACCCGGTTGAGGTCCGCGCCGAGCTTGACCAGCACCTGCGCGGCCACGCCCTCGCCCTCGCGGATCAGGCCGAGCAGGATGTGCTCCGTGCCGATGTAGTTGTGGCCGAGCTGCAGTGCCTCGCGCAGCGAGAGCTCCAGCACCTTCTTCGCCCGAGGCGTGAAGGGGATGTGCCCGCTGGGCGCCTGCTGCCCCTGGCCGATGATTTCCTCGACTTGCTGGCGAACGCCCTCCAGGGCGATTCCCAGCGACTCGAGCGCCTTGGCGGCGACACCCTCACCCTCGTGGATGAGACCCAGGAGGATGTGCTCGGTGCCGATGTAGTTGTGGTTGAGCATCCTGGCCTCTTCTTGGGCCAGGACGACCACCCGCCTCGCGCGGTCGGTGAACCTCTCGAACATTCCCACTCCCTCGACTGCTGCGCCGGCGGTGAGTACCCACCGATTCCTTCCACGATGAGTTCAGCACCGTAAGACCACTGTAGTAGCCATGCGGTCGCGCTGGCGTACCACTACGTCAGTTGGTGCCTCAGTCAGTCGGCATACCCGGCCGCCATCGGGCCGGGCTCGAATCCAGACGTTTCCGCTGATGGTTGACGTGTGGTCCAACGTCGCAGGTCGCCGTGGGATTCCGGGCGCGGCGCGCTGTCCGCTCAGCGCGAACAACCCGAAGACGGGTGTTCGTCCCACTTTCGGGGAACAGGAGTGGCGTGGATCCGGACCGCCTGTAAGGTAAGGCACGCCTAATCACCCGATCAGCCCACGCAGGAGGCTCGATGTCGTTCGGCGGCCCCGGCGAGCGGACGCGGGTGGCGGTCGGCGGGCTGGCGGAGTCGCTCCGCCGGGTCGACGGGCTGCAGGACCGGGCCGGCATCCGGTTCGACCTGCCGACCGGGCCGGACCGCGGGCAGTGGCAGCGCTGCGAGGAGCTGCTGGCGCGCCCGGCGTTGTTCACCGACTGGCACGACCTGCTCAGCGACTGGCTGCGCGCGCAGCACGGTTCGGCGCCGAAGCGGACGGCGGCCGGGTACGTGATGTCGTGGTACCTGCACGTTCCCGCGTACGCCGCCGCGCTCCTGTTCCACCACGAGCGCCGGGTGCCCTCGCTGCGCGCGGGCGAATTGGCCTTCAAGCTCTCCGGCGACCGGCCGCACCCGGACGGCATCGCGGTGCTCGGCACCGAGTTCTACTGCCTGCCCAGCGACCCCGGCTCGGTGCTGCCGGAGGCGACCGTGGTGGCCGACGAGCACGAACTGGTCGCCGTGCTCCGCGCCCGCTACATCGCGCACGCCGCCCGGTTCGTCCGCGCCTACCGCGAGGTGAGCCCGCTCGGCCCGCGCACGCTGTGGGCCGCGGCCACCGACGCGCTGGACAACTCGCTGTGGTGGGCGGGCAGGCACGGCGGGGACGAAGGCGCGGGCGTGGCCGACGCGGCGCTGGTGCTCGACGCCACCTACGCGCCGCTGACGTCGGCCTCGACCCTGCGGATGACCGAACAGCGCGAGTGGGCGCGGCGGCGGGAAAGCTGCTGCTTCTCGTACCTGCTCCCGGCCGAAGCCGAATGCGCCGGCTGCCCGCGCACCTGCGCCCGCTCGTCGTAGAACATCCGTTATGCCAGGGGTTTCCAGGACGGGTCGCGGCCGGTGAGGCCCAGCAGGCGGTCCAGCACCGGCGCCGACGCGGGAACGGGCACCTCCGGGCCGTACACCTTCATCTGCCGCGCGGTCTCCGCGTTCGCCGCGACGTCGGTGTACAAGGCGGCGACCACCTCGGGCTCCGGTTCGAACGGGCGGCCGGTGGCGCGGGCCAGGTCCCAGCCGTGGACCACGAACTCGCCGAACACCATTCCGTAGAGCATCGGGGCCGGGAGTTCCGCGCCGCCGAAGTCGGCCATGCCCTCCCGCGCACCGGGACGGCCCAGCGCTTCGACGAGGTCAGCGGCTTGCTTGTCCAGCCGGGCGGCCCAGTCGTCACCCAGTTCGACCCCGGCCTCACCGGCCCCGGCTTCGGGCGGCGCCGAGCGGCGCGCACCGGCGAGCAGGAATGGTCCCCAGTACAAAAGGTGCCTCAGCAGCGCCCGGACGTCGTAGTCGGCGCAGGGCGTCGGCGCGCCCAGTTCGCCCGGTTCGATAGCGCGGACGATCCCGGTGAACCGATCGGCCGCGAGCGGAAGTAGTTCTGGCATGCGCCGATTAGCTCACACCCGGTGGCCGCCGTCTTGAACAAACGCGACAAGGTTGGCCGTTCGAGTTGACCACCCATCAAGGGTGAATACGGTGTCCGCGATTCTCGATCCAATAGGGCGGCAACCAGCGAATTGGGCGGTCCGGTGGTGCCCACTAAGTGGCGCAACGCACTCCGCCGAGGCGGTGCAGGCGGCCAATTCCGCAGTACGACATGGGACAGGGGCACCGGCGTTCTCGCCGATGCCCCTGTCTGCAGGAAGAGCCGGGTAATGCTCAGTTCTTCTTGTGGTAGGCCTCGACAACCTCGGACGGGATGCGCCCGCGGTCGGAAACCTGATAGCCGTTCTTGCGCGCCCAGGCGCGGATGGCCTGGTTCTGCTCGCGGTCGACGGTGGCCGGGCGGGCAACGGCCTTGGTGGCCGGACGGCCACCGGAGCGCTTGCGGCCACCGGCGCGGCGGGCGTGCTCGACGTACTGGGCGAGCGCGTCGCGCAGTTCCTCGGCATTGTCGGCCGACAGATCGATCTGGTAGCTCACACCGTCCAGACCGAACTCGACCGTCTCTTCGGCTTCCGAACCGTCCAGGTCGTCCACAAGTGAGACAAGGACCTTCTGCGCCATTGGTTTCCTCCTGCTTGGGGCTAGCTCGCAACTTGGTCAGTAAAGATCGGTGTGGGGCCACAAGCCCCGTGACAGGAGCTGTCGGTTAAGACATTAATACTCGCTCTCGCGAGTAAACGCAAATCTCGATTGGGTTATTCGGGTCGAACCAGCGGGAACAGGATGGTCTCCCGGATACCGAGCCCGGTCAGCGCCATCAGCAAGCGATCGATACCCATTCCCACTCCCCCGCTCGGCGGCATTCCGTACTCAAGGGCGCGAAGGAAATCCTCATCCAGCCGCATGGCCTCACTATCACCGGCGGCGGCCAGCTGGGACTGCGCCACGAGCCTTTGCCGTTCGACCACCGGATCGACCAACTCGGAGTACCCGGTCGCCAGTTCGAATCCCCGAACGTAGAGGTCCCACTTCTCGGCCACCCCCGGCTGCGAGCGGTGCTGCCTGGTCAGCGGGGAGGTCTCCACCGGGAAATCCCGGACGAAAGTCGGGGCGTGCAGGTGATCGCCGACGAAGTGTTCCCACAGTTCCTCGATCAGTTTGCCGTGGCCGAGTTTGGGATCGAACTCCAGATCGTGCGCGGTGGCGAAGGCGCGCAACTTCTCCACCGAGGTCTCCGGGGTTACTTCCTCACCGAGTGCCTCCGACAACGAGCCATACATTGTCAGGGAGGTCCACTCGCCGGACAGGTCGTACTCGCTGCCGTCGGAAAGGGTCACCACCTGGGTGCCGAAGACCGCCTCGGCGGCTTCCTGCACCAACTCCCTGGTCATCACCGCATTGGTGTCGTAAGTGGCGTACGCCTCGTAGTACTCCAGCATGGCGAACTCGGGCGAATGGGATGAGTCGCTGCCCTCGTTCCGGAAGTTGCGGTTGATCTCGAAGACCTTCTCGATCCCGCCGACCACGCAGCGCTTGAGGTACAGCTCCGGCGCGATGCGCAGGTAGAGCTCCATGTCGAAGGCATTGGACCGGGTGACGAACGGCCGGGCCGCCGCGCCGCCGTGCAGCGTCTGCAGCATCGGCGTCTCCACCTCGGTGAATCCGCGCCGGTGGAAGGAATCACGCAGGGAACGCATTACCCCGGCGCGGGTTTCCACCACTTCCCTGGCCTTCGGGCGCACGATCAGATCGACGTAACGCTGCCGGATGCGGGTTTCCTCGGCCAGTTCCTTGTGCGCGACCGGCAGCGGCCGCAGCGCCTTCGAGGTCAGCTGCCAGCCGTCGGCCATCACCGACAGCTCACCGCGCTTCGAGGTGATCACCTCACCGGTGACGAACACGTGGTCACCGAGGTCCACATCGGACTTCCAGGCGGCCAGCGCCTGCTCGCCGACCTTGGCCAGGCTGATCATCGCCTGCAGTTCGGCGCCGCCCTCGCGCAGGCTGGCGAAGCACAGTTTCCCGGTGTTCCGCATGAACATCACGCGGCCGGTCACGCCGACGCGGACCCCGGTCGCGGTGTCCGCGGGAAGGCCGTCGTGCGCGGCGCGGATTTCGGCGAGGCCGTGCGTGCGCGGGACCTCGACGGGATAGGGCTCGACGCCCTCGGCGAGAATCCGCTCCCGCTTCTCCCGCCGGACGCGCATCTGTTCGGGCAGGTCGTCTTCACTCGTAACGGATGCGGGGTTCTCGCTCATGCGCACAGGGTACGAACCCGCTGATCGGCTACGCCAACCGGATTACCGAAAATGGCAATCCGGTGACCGGCGAACGCGTCCGGTTTCCGCGGTGCCGGAAACCGGACATACTCAGCGTTCGGACTGTTCCTGGAGCAGCGCGTCCAGCCGGGCCGCGTCCACCGTCTCGGCCACCGGGAACCCGGCCGCGTCCAGCCCCTGCTGGATCACCGGCAGCGAGCCGTTGAGCAGGCCGGACCCGTCCGGCA
Proteins encoded:
- a CDS encoding ATP-dependent Clp protease ATP-binding subunit, whose translation is MFERFTDRARRVVVLAQEEARMLNHNYIGTEHILLGLIHEGEGVAAKALESLGIALEGVRQQVEEIIGQGQQAPSGHIPFTPRAKKVLELSLREALQLGHNYIGTEHILLGLIREGEGVAAQVLVKLGADLNRVRQQVLQLLSGYQGKEPAEAGGGRGEGTPSSSLVLDQFGRNLTSSAREGKLDPVIGRGKEIERVMQVLSRRTKNNPVLIGEPGVGKTAVVEGLAQNIVKGEVPETLKDKQLYTLDLGSLVAGSRYRGDFEERLKKVLKEIKTRGDIILFIDEIHTLVGAGAAEGAIDAASILKPMLARGELQTIGATTLEEYRKYVEKDPALERRFQPIQVGEPSLEHTIEILKGLRDRYEAHHRVSITDSALVAASTLADRYINDRFLPDKAIDLIDEAGARMRIRRMTAPPDLREFDEKIADVRRDKESAIDAQDFERAARLRDEEKTLLGQKSEREKQWKDGDLDVVAEVDDEQIAEVLANWTGIPVFKLTEEETTRLLRMEEELHKRIIGQEDAVKAVSQAIRRTRAGLKDPKRPSGSFIFAGPSGVGKTELSKALANFLFGEDDALIQIDMGEFHDRYTASRLFGAPPGYVGYEEGGQLTEKVRRKPFSVVLFDEIEKAHQEIYNTLLQVLEDGRLTDGQGRTVDFKNTVLIFTSNLGTQDISKSVSLGFTSGNDVSSKYEKMKQKVNEEMKKHFRPEFLNRIDDIIVFHQLTKDQIIQMVDLMIARVETQLKSKDMDIELTEKAKSLLAKRGFDPVLGARPLRRTIQREIEDQLSEKILFGEVEAGQIIVVDVEGWNGEEGEKDDQAKFTFRGEARPSSVPDSPPVSIGASAAGDDHQENDGE
- a CDS encoding (2Fe-2S)-binding protein, translated to MSFGGPGERTRVAVGGLAESLRRVDGLQDRAGIRFDLPTGPDRGQWQRCEELLARPALFTDWHDLLSDWLRAQHGSAPKRTAAGYVMSWYLHVPAYAAALLFHHERRVPSLRAGELAFKLSGDRPHPDGIAVLGTEFYCLPSDPGSVLPEATVVADEHELVAVLRARYIAHAARFVRAYREVSPLGPRTLWAAATDALDNSLWWAGRHGGDEGAGVADAALVLDATYAPLTSASTLRMTEQREWARRRESCCFSYLLPAEAECAGCPRTCARSS
- a CDS encoding TIGR03086 family metal-binding protein, translated to MPELLPLAADRFTGIVRAIEPGELGAPTPCADYDVRALLRHLLYWGPFLLAGARRSAPPEAGAGEAGVELGDDWAARLDKQAADLVEALGRPGAREGMADFGGAELPAPMLYGMVFGEFVVHGWDLARATGRPFEPEPEVVAALYTDVAANAETARQMKVYGPEVPVPASAPVLDRLLGLTGRDPSWKPLA
- a CDS encoding Lsr2 family protein → MAQKVLVSLVDDLDGSEAEETVEFGLDGVSYQIDLSADNAEELRDALAQYVEHARRAGGRKRSGGRPATKAVARPATVDREQNQAIRAWARKNGYQVSDRGRIPSEVVEAYHKKN
- the lysS gene encoding lysine--tRNA ligase, whose product is MSENPASVTSEDDLPEQMRVRREKRERILAEGVEPYPVEVPRTHGLAEIRAAHDGLPADTATGVRVGVTGRVMFMRNTGKLCFASLREGGAELQAMISLAKVGEQALAAWKSDVDLGDHVFVTGEVITSKRGELSVMADGWQLTSKALRPLPVAHKELAEETRIRQRYVDLIVRPKAREVVETRAGVMRSLRDSFHRRGFTEVETPMLQTLHGGAAARPFVTRSNAFDMELYLRIAPELYLKRCVVGGIEKVFEINRNFRNEGSDSSHSPEFAMLEYYEAYATYDTNAVMTRELVQEAAEAVFGTQVVTLSDGSEYDLSGEWTSLTMYGSLSEALGEEVTPETSVEKLRAFATAHDLEFDPKLGHGKLIEELWEHFVGDHLHAPTFVRDFPVETSPLTRQHRSQPGVAEKWDLYVRGFELATGYSELVDPVVERQRLVAQSQLAAAGDSEAMRLDEDFLRALEYGMPPSGGVGMGIDRLLMALTGLGIRETILFPLVRPE